A stretch of Fulvia fulva chromosome 4, complete sequence DNA encodes these proteins:
- a CDS encoding E3 ubiquitin-protein ligase PIB1, with product MSGDPRRDAPPTYPGRPAHQHDVTWLDFLRTAGGTVPADPSPQQSSDRQNSAERKRRHTGSEPERRTYPYPGKPSVISASSSRSIGQQGNSRDTAIDLTSPPARSSRETAIDLDPTLSRPYRPSSSRMHSGGNGSLGGRRESDIVLPRWQSDHEVNTCPVCSTDFSFWYRKHHCRKCGRVVCASCSPHRITIPRQYIVQPPSPSTFYEDESSPASPPNSRGHLGGGEIVRVCNPCVPDPWTPGTTSAQAPVAPVPPPPPRTSSRQLSPTRDTRLYPGTDPRLRRESDQGERERPDRYRHVLPPGRSRAQSYQITPSVANRDPRLQAQGGIRVTSRGTGSREGAFPRLSSHYESRYSVGRAAHGTPPAPSHASRSMPTVTAPHSHSQPDASQLGAPGRPRREVREEDECPVCGIEMPAGEAIREAHINDCISSRFSSTPTQPRSVPTATSPQVPSPTALAGSHASSNAPTAEGSRPRATSYRPRGMALYKATEKDCQDAAGEVQECVICFEEFEPGDEMGRMECLCKFHRICIRQWWDTKGQGSCPTHQLHD from the coding sequence ATGAGCGGCGATCCACGGCGAGATGCGCCACCAACCTACCCTGGACGTCCCGCTCACCAGCACGACGTGACATGGCTCGACTTCCTACGCACAGCAGGTGGCACTGTGCCTGCTGACCCCAGTCCTCAGCAGTCCTCAGATCGGCAGAATTCCGCTGAGCGTAAGAGACGGCACACCGGCAGTGAACCGGAGAGAAGAACTTATCCTTATCCTGGCAAACCATCGGTGATAAGTGCTTCGAGCAGCAGGAGTATTGGTCAACAGGGCAATAGCAGAGACACAGCGATAGATTTGACCTCCCCGCCCGCTAGAAGCAGCCGTGAGACAGCCATCGACCTGGATCCCACACTCAGCAGACCGTATCGACCATCGTCCTCGCGAATGCATTCCGGCGGCAATGGTAGCCTGGGCGGCAGAAGAGAGAGCGATATCGTCCTGCCACGATGGCAGTCGGATCATGAAGTCAACACGTGTCCAGTATGCAGCACGGATTTCAGCTTCTGGTATAGGAAGCACCACTGCCGCAAGTGTGGGCGCGTAGTATGTGCATCATGCTCGCCACATCGCATCACGATACCAAGGCAGTATATTGTGCAACCACCCAGTCCGAGCACATTCTACGAGGACGAATCCAGTCCAGCATCACCTCCTAACAGTCGAGGTCATCTAGGTGGAGGCGAGATTGTGAGGGTGTGCAATCCATGCGTGCCCGATCCATGGACCCCGGGTACCACATCTGCCCAAGCTCCTGTTGCGCCAGTTCCTCCGCCACCACCGAGGACCAGCAGTCGTCAGCTATCACCAACACGAGACACCAGACTGTATCCAGGTACAGACCCCAGACTCCGGAGAGAATCTGATCAGGGAGAGCGTGAGCGGCCGGATCGATACCGACATGTACTACCACCTGGCAGGAGTAGAGCTCAGAGCTATCAGATCACACCCAGCGTCGCGAACCGTGATCCTAGATTGCAAGCTCAGGGTGGAATCCGTGTCACCTCACGCGGCACCGGCAGTCGAGAAGGTGCATTCCCTAGGCTGTCGTCGCACTACGAAAGTAGATACTCTGTCGGCAGAGCAGCGCATGGGACACCGCCAGCTCCCTCACATGCCAGCAGATCCATGCCTACCGTGACCGCACCCCACTCACATTCTCAGCCAGATGCGAGTCAGCTAGGAGCTCCCGGGCGACCGAGGCGCGAGGTGCGTGAAGAAGATGAGTGTCCCGTCTGCGGTATCGAGATGCCTGCTGGTGAGGCTATCCGGGAAGCACACATCAACGACTGCATCTCATCTCGATTCTCCTCCACTCCTACGCAGCCACGATCGGTACCGACTGCGACCAGTCCTCAGGTTCCTTCTCCGACAGCGCTAGCCGGGAGTCATGCTTCGAGCAACGCACCTACCGCAGAAGGCTCACGTCCAAGAGCCACCAGCTATCGGCCACGTGGTATGGCGCTTTACAAAGCCACCGAGAAAGACTGCCAAGATGCAGCAGGTGAAGTACAAGAGTGCGTGATTTGCTTCGAGGAGTTTGAACCAGGCGATGAGATGGGTCGTATGGAGTGTCTTTGCAAGTTTCACCGAATCTGCATCCGGCAGTGGTGGGACACAAAAGGGCAAGGCAGTTGCCCGACGCACCAACTGCACGATTGA
- a CDS encoding Acetyl-coenzyme A synthetase, which yields MGDAGSLALRHVDVLPVPLERFGKTSPAPRFNDIEAYRKLYKKSIESPDHFWAEQARSLRSFQDGDNAWFPEGRLNASFNCVDRHAKRKPDGIALIFEPDDPSGQNRYVTWEELQQEVSRLAWVLTRDFKVKKGDTVAIYMPMVPGAFVAVLACARVGAIHSVVFGGFSANALRDRILDADTRVILTANKALRGGKVIPLKNIVNEALSQCPDVEHCLVLQATDGPVKMVAGRDRDWETESKKWPAVFAPVSMAPEDPLFMLYTSGSTGKPKGLMHTTAGYLLGTALSTRCVFDIHADGGDVFFCGADIGWITGHSNSLYGPLMLGCTVVIYEGTPVHPTPSRYWDIIAKHRVTQLYSAPTYVKSEAIQEHLRVVGSVGEPLAANVWQWVHDVVGRGQVHVPALLNPTKGAELTTPGVEGVLTIKRPIPSMSRTVWQDHDRFMNVYYNPYPGYYFTGDGAFRDKDGYFWIQGRVDDVINVAAHRLSTAELEAALLEHKYMAEVAVVGVPDDLTGQAICAFVSLNRTLDAAEAVKMAKLQVSDSIGKFASPKHVIVVQDLPKNRAGKIMRRLLRKIWCGEEDQLGDISTLINPPAIPAIINAVKGVGASGEVQAVPETPDPIDEVEELPMGAPRRMTEVEQLQAVARRLSIC from the exons ATGGGCGACGCCGGAAGCCTAGCCCTTAGGCACGTCGATGTGCTGCCAGTACCACTTGAGCGTTTCGG CAAAACCTCCCCAGCCCCTCGCTTCAACGACATCGAGGCATACCGCAAGCTCTATAAAAAGTCCATCGAATCGCCAGATCACTTCTGGGCAGAGCAAGCCCGCTCCCTCC GGTCCTTCCAGGATGGGGACAACGCCTGGTTCCCCGAAGGACGACTGAACGCATCGTTCAATTGTGTCGATAGACATGCCAAACGCAAGCCGGATGGGATAGCGCTCATCTTCGAACCTGACGACCCAAGTGGCCAGAACCGATATGTTACGTGGGAAGAGCTGCAGCAGGAAGTAAGCCGCTTGGCCTGGGTCCTGACGCGGGATTTCAAGGTGAAGAAAGGTGATACCGTAGCGATTTACATGCCTATGGTACCGGGGGCGTTCGTTGCTGTGCTTGCGTGTGCGCGTGTTGGGGCAATTCACTCGGTTGTGTTTGGAGGGTTTTCTGCGAATGCTCTTCGGGACCGGATCCTGGATGCGGACACTAGAGTCATCTTGACGGCGAATAAGGCGTTACGAGGTGGGAAGGTGATTCCTCTGAAGAACATCGTCAACGAAGCTTTGAGTCAGTGCCCGGATGTCGAGCATTGTCTCGTGCTTCAGGCGACGGACGGGCCGGTCAAGATGGTCGCTGGGCGTGACCGAGATTGGGAGACTGAGTCGAAGAAGTGGCCAGCTGTGTTTGCTCCAGTCTCCATGGCTCCAGAGGATCCGCTGTTTATGCTTTACACAAGTGGCAGTACCGGAAAACCGAAAGGCCTCATGCACACGACTGCTGGCTATCTCCTAGGCACGGCGCTGTCTACCCGATGTGTATTCGACATTCACGCCGACGGAGGAGATGTCTTCTTCTGCGGTGCAGACATCGGCTGGATTACTGGACATTCTAACTCCCTGTACGGCCCTCTCATGCTCGGCTGCACCGTAGTGATCTACGAAGGCACTCCTGTGCATCCCACGCCATCGAGGTACTGGGACATCATCGCCAAGCATAGAGTCACTCAGCTGTACTCTGCGCCAACA TATGTGAAGAGCGAGGCAATACAGGAGCATCTGCGAGTAGTGGGGTCAGTCGGAGAGCCGCTTGCCGCGAACGTCTGGCAGTGGGTGCACGATGTGGTTGGGCGAGGCCAGGTTCATGTC CCGGCGCTCTTGAACCCCACGAAAGGCGCAGAACTTACCACACCTGGAGTGGAAGGCGTTTTGACCATCAAGCGACCAATACCTAGTATGTCTCGGACCGTCTGGCAGGACCACGATCGCTTCATGAATGTGTACTACAATCCATATCCCGGCTACTACTTCACTGGCGATGGTGCGTTTAGAGACAAGGACGGATATTTCTGGATCCAGGGACGGGTCGACGATGTGATCAACGTTGCAGCCCACCGACTGTCCACAGCAGAGCTCGAGGCAGCTCTCCTCGAGCACAAGTACATGGCTGAAGTCGCCGTGGTTGGTGTGCCAGACGACCTCACTGGACAAGCTATATGTGCGTTCGTATCACTCAATAGGACTCTCGATGCAGCAGAAGCCGTCAAGATGGCCAAGCTTCAAGTTTCGGACAGTATCGGCAAGTTCGCTTCACCCAAGCATGTCATCGTCGTCCAGGACTTACCGAAGAACCGAGCTGGTAAGATCATGCGGCGGCTGCTCAGGAAGATCTGGTGTGGTGAAGAAGATCAGCTGGGAGATATAAGCACATTGATCAATCCTCCCGCTATTCCAGCCATCATCAATGCCGTCAAAGGTGTGGGTGCGTCTGGAGAGGTGCAAGCGGTGCCGGAGACTCCAGATCCCATTGACGAGGTTGAAGAATTGCCCATGGGGGCACCGAGAAGAATGACTGAAGTCGAGCAGTTGCAAGCTGTTGCGCGTAGATTGTCGATATGCTGA
- a CDS encoding Adenylate-forming reductase, with the protein MMFDKVSWQEKAQNLSHADTTGPHDLAGKAAHEDGIAIADTEAQPTTMHTEAHIAQVRQSSSAHRRSSVVSFEMRRPSSAQANTAQHGNDSSRTTRTSTGQVTVDHRQRSIYSIKAAQHSNDTDITEVNEENLPTPAQDLLQEQTPGQYTFTVTEQVEHGPREEKAVVNVQVSPLQYTSLVATKESLTAYMARHPCPEIQGSLRVAEVRYGWLTVYRRLFGIVFGANIIAIIILASRSPRTTYGQAAIGVGSNIFASVLARHDNLINAVISIIHFVPLSWPLAIRKRLGKIYCHAGIHSACGTSAAVWYLYFIVLIALQPVTERDNIRAGIFVTAAAIFICLLVLIAMSHPTLRGRYHDHWENTHRYIGWLLTAIIWAQVLLLCSASPHSFGSAVVRSPLFRLVLGVTVLLIYPWAMMRKRTYIANQLSSHALRLEFSHKLSRTGHNIRIASAPLSDWHGFATIPRADGSKGFSVIISNAGDWTRNIITSASVPGEERTIYQRGRLFLGIIEIPMLFSPLVIAATGSGIAPCMAFIQTHPYWPVRIVWSARFPETTYGPGIIETVLKADKDAIIIDTKETGRPDLVGLIWAAYKEINAEAVLCVSTVKVCEQVMFELEARHIPIFTPIFDS; encoded by the exons ATGATGTTCGACAAGGTCTCCTGGCAAGAAAAGGCTCAGAACTTGAGCCATGCGGATACCACTGGCCCCCATGACTTGGCTGGAAAAGCGGCACACGAAGATGGCATAGCCATTGCAGATACTGAGGCACAACCCACGACGATGCACACCGAAGCACACATAGCTCAAGTTCGACAGAGCAGCAGTGCTCATCGACGAAGCTCGGTAGTATCTTTCGAGATGCGACGGCCATCTAGTGCCCAGGCCAATACTGCACAGCATGGAAATGACAGTAGTCGGACCACAAGGACATCTACAGGGCAGGTCACCGTGGACCATCGCCAACGTTCGATCTATTCCATCAAGGCTGCGCAACACAGCAACGACACAGACATAACAGAGGTCAATGAAGAGAATCTGCCCACTCCTGCCCAGGACCTACTGCAAGAGCAAACTCCAGGACAATACACGTTCACTGTGACGGAACAGGTTGAACACGGTCCGAGGGAGGAGAAGGCTGTCGTCAATGTCCAAGTGTCGCCTTTACAGTACACCAGTCTCGTCGCAACGAAAGAATCACTCACTGCCTACATGGCGCGGCATCCTTGTCCAGAGATCCAAGGCTCATTACGGGTTGCCGAAGTCCGCTATGGATGGCTCACTGTCTATCGACGCTTGTTCGGGATTGTCTTCGGAGCCAACATCATCGCCATTATCATTCTGGCCAGCCGGAGTCCACGCACGACGTATGGGCAAGCTGCGATTGGTGTCGGAAGTAACATCTTTGCTTCAGTGCTTGCCCGTCACGACAACTTGATCAATGCAGTGATAAGTATCATCCATTTCGTACCCCTGAGCTGGCCTCTCGCGATCCGGAAACGCCTTGGCAAGATCTACTGTCATGCTGGCATTCACTCTGCCTGTGGTACCAGCGCCGCTGTGTGGTACCTGTACTTCATTGTGCTGATTGCACTGCAGCCCGTCACTGAAAGAGACAACATACGCGCTGGTATCTTCGTGACGGCCGCAGCAATCTTCATCTGCTTACTGGTCCTGATCGCAATGTCGCATCCCACGCTACGCGGTCGCTATCATGACCACTGGGAAAACACTCACCGTTACATCGGCTGGCTCCTCACTGCAATCATTTGGGCACAAGTCTTACTCCTCTGCTCGGCCTCACCGCACTCCTTCGGCTCGGCAGTAGTACGGTCCCCACTCTTCAGGCTTGTCCTAGGTGTCACAGTGCTTCTAATCTACCCATGGGCCATGATGCGAAAGCGAACATACATCGCAAATCAGCTCTCGTCACACGCTTTGCGCCTCGAGTTTTCCCACAAGCTCTCTCGAACAGGCCACAATATTCGCATCGCCTCCGCTCCTCTTTCCGACTGGCACGGCTTTGCAACGATCCCAAGGGCAGATGGTAGTAAAGGCTTCAGCGTAATCATTTCCAATGCGGGTGACTGGACTCGTAACATTATCACTTCTGCTTCGGTCCCTGGCGAAGAGCGGACCATCTATCAGCGTGGACGTCTCTTCCTGGGAATTATCGAGATCCCCATGTTGTTCAGCCCGCTGGTCATTGCCGCTACTGGAAGTGGAATTGCGCCTTGTATGGCGTTCATTCAGACGCATCCATATTGGCCGGTGAGGATCGTTTGGAGCGCGAGATTTCCAGAGACGACCTACGGACCCGGCATTATCGAGACTGTCCTTAAGGCTGACAAAGATGCTATCATCATTGATACGAAGGAGACGGGAAGGCCAGATCTTGTGGGGCTGATCTGGGCGGCGTATAAA GAAATCAACGCGGAAGCTGTACTTTGCGTGAGTACAGTCAAGGTCTGCGAGCAGGTAATGTTTGAGTTAGAGGCCAGGCATATTCCCATCTTCACCCCTATCTTCGACTCATAG
- a CDS encoding ATPase get3: MYPPSNRQPLSSLRASLPRLPYTNTLTFRPELPRHSSPNMADDMAPSLQSLVDQRSLKWIFVGGKGGVGKTTTSCSLAVQMARTRSSVLLISTDPAHNLSDAFGVKFGKDAKPVPGVPNLDAMEIDPNGSISELIKSGGDDAQDAMAGLGGVGNMFQDMAFSIPGVDEAMSFAEVLKQVNAMKYELIIFDTAPTGHTLRFLQFPTVLEKGLGKLMQLSQQFGPMLNNLIGARGGLPNGQSFDEMIGKMKELEKTISDVNKQFKNAELTTFVPVLIPEFLSLYETERMIQELGSYEIDTHAMVVNQLLFPRNDNPCDQCNSRRKMQKKYLEQIDDLYGDDFNVVKMPLLTEEVRGTDSISKFSRMLIHPYQPPAEK; encoded by the exons ATGTACCCACCATCCAACAGGCAACCTCTCTCCTCCCTCCGTGCCTCCCTACCACGTCTCCCTTACACCAACACCCTCACATTCCGACCAGAGCTACCGCGACACTCCTCACCCAACATGGCGGACGATATGGCTCCCAGCCTCCAGTCGCTCGTCGACCAACGCTCCCTCAAGTGGATCTTCGTGGGAGGAAAAGGCGGCGTAGGCAAGACAACCACCTCGTGTTCGCTCGCAGTGCAAATGGCCAGAACCCGCTCGAGCGTCCTCCTCATCTCCACCGATCCCGCCCACAACCTTTCAGACGCCTTCGGTGTCAAGTTCGGCAAAGACGCGAAACCCGTCCCCGGTGTCCCCAACCTCGATGCCATGGAGATCGATCCGAACGGAAGCATAAGCGAACTGATCAAGTCTGGCGGCGATGATGCACAAGATGCCATGGCAGGCCTGGGAGGAGTCGGAAACATGTTCCAAGACATGGCCTTCTCCATCCCAGGTGTAGACGAAGCCATGAGCTTCGCGGAAGTGCTGAAGCAGGTCAACGCGATGAAGTACGAACTTATCATCTTCGATACTGCACCGACTGGACACACGCTCCGCTTCCTGCAGTTCCCAACAGTGCTGGAGAAGGGCTTGGGCAAGCTTATGCAGCTCAGCCAACAGTTCGGTCCTATGCTCAACAACCTCATCGGTGCACGTGGAGGACTTCCAAACGGCCAGTCTTTCGACGAAATGATTGGGAAGATGAAGGAGCTGGAGAAGACGATTTCGGATGTCAACAAGCAGTTCAAGAATGCAGAGCTCACCACGTTCGTGCCTGTGCTCATTCCCGAGTTTCTGTCACTGTACGAGACGGAGCGCATGATTCAAGAGCTGGGATCATATGAGATCGATACGCACGCGATGGTCGTGAACCAGCTTCTCTTCCCCAGGAACGACAATCCTTGCGATCAGTGCAACTCGAGGAGAAAGATGCAGAAGAAGTATCTGGAGCAGATTGATGATCTGTATGGTGACGACTTCAATGTGGTCAAGATGCCGCTGTTGACGGAGGAGGTGAGAGGTACAGACAGCATTTCGAA ATTCAGCCGAATGCTCATCCACCCATACCAGCCTCCAGCAGAGAAATGA
- a CDS encoding NADH-ubiquinone oxidoreductase: protein MSSFQTRAPGAFTRAYYKWRALRLPWRKQWLCGADLAGNTFWEFKDALNANRLRRIVRYTRAGHYADIKISPQWSQWLKHTRKDAPSIEEQQYDVARQARMKQLAAEADERWRSVPSYLDAPNKQQPKPATELKDAGGYVGQTETEEKQGVANMVEDSDKRARSSEGQDVDEGSLKRRTKEKKPKENPWQKPAQGNPGEDWQPESWAPAPAARRGA, encoded by the exons ATGTCTTCCTTCCAGACCCGCGCCCCGGGCGCCTTTACACGAGCGTACTACAAATGGCGAGCACTACGACTACCGTGGCGGAAACAGTGGCTCTGCGGTGCAGACTTGGCCGGTAACACATTTTGGGAGTTCAAGGATGCCTTGAATGCGAATCGATTACGGCGGATCGTGAGATATACGAGGGCAGGACATTATGCCGACATCAAGATCTCGC CACAATGGAGTCAATGGCTCAAACACACGCGAAAAGACGCTCCATCCATCGAAGAACAGCAATACGACGTCGCCCGGCAAGCACGAATGAAGCAGCTCGCAGCGGAAGCTGATGAAAGGTGGAGAAGTGTCCCGTCATACCTCGATGCGCCGAACAAGCAGCAGCCGAAACCTGCAACAGAATTGAAAGATGCCGGTGGCTACGTGGGCCAGACGGAGACAGAGGAGAAACAGGGTGTCGCCAATATGGTCGAGGATTCTGACAAGCGGGCGAGAAGCAGTGAAGGACAGGATGTGGACGAGGGGAGCTTGAAGCGCAGAACGAAGGAGAAGAAGCCGAAAGAGAATCCATGGCAGAAGCCTGCACAGGGGAATCCGGGCGAGGACTGGCAGCCAGAGAGCTGGGCGCCGGCGCCTGCGGCCAGGAGAGGTGCATGA